One Fusarium poae strain DAOMC 252244 chromosome 4, whole genome shotgun sequence DNA window includes the following coding sequences:
- a CDS encoding hypothetical protein (TransMembrane:4 (i36-56o62-79i122-140o146-163i)~BUSCO:48683at5125), with product MNAPEPEQTPFEAVSVHTSKIQRKYQALLDQSTPFVLYRWIGTVVCLMLFFLRILVAQGWYIVAYALGIYLLNLFLAFLQPKFDPSNEEADNDMEDGSVGTLPTKSDEEFKPFIRRLPEFKFWYWATRAIVIGFTCSWFEVFNVPVFWPVLVMYWFILFFLTMRKQIQHMIKYRYVPFTVGKKNYAKNSS from the exons ATGAATGCGCCAGAGCCTGAGCAGACCCCCTTCGAGGCTGTCAGTGTCCACACTTCAAAGATTCAGCGA AAATACCAAGCTTTGTTGGACCAGTCAACCCCTTTCGTTCTCTACAGATGGATCGGTACGGTTGTCTGCCTCATGCTTTTCTTCCTGCGAATCTTGGTTGCGCAGGGCTGGTACATCG TTGCCTATGCGCTCGGCATCTACCTTCTGAACCTGTTTCTTGCTTTCCTGCAGCCCAAATTCGATCCTTCCAATGAAGAGGCCGACAATGATATGGAGGATGGCTCTGTAGGCACCCTACCTACCAAGTCCGACGAGGAATTCAAGCCCTTCATCCGCCGACTTCCCGAGTTCAAGTTCTGGTACTGGGCCACCCGCGCCATTGTCATCGGCTTTACCTGTAGTTGGTTCGAGGTCTTCAACGTGCCAGTTTTCTGGCCCGTTCTGGTCATGTACTGGTtcatccttttcttcttgaccA TGCGCAAGCAAATCCAGCACATGATCAAGTACCGCTACGTCCCCTTCACCGTTGGCAAGAAGAACTACGCCAAGAACAGTTCGTAA
- a CDS encoding hypothetical protein (BUSCO:33178at5125), translating into MSSSASRPGERMVHQDFIARIRYSNALPPPPHPPKLLDIPNTGLASGQYTTPGFASRLAREQPLNIEADAELGMPLDLVGMPGVFDGDERSIQAPAHPPALHPHDRPLLRPIAALGKMKAAEANVSFLRRTEYISSGSSKRKDGAIPSAMLKKANRNKRVPEPAADSPHAIKRKIDKGFEIAEQEFNDPKRAKHPSKKNLRVVDVSPLIPDLDAFPDTGAYVTIKFHQAPVVSAKQYDRRLLSGLFKPIDRTPEEEEAYEAAVAAHEQDPDNIPKPQNTMNYEYYLAASATAGERFRRKFDVEDADHNDDELYTHQSDAGGCFQFRRLRGYETAQEVEFEAATKYDEEIILSYNEDTFYPNQKAVYYYPVQQKSTVRPQRTKNIARNIGIAQEEQVIDQLDITVEDPTEEVREMIKAHHDHPLGGGPVEEEEEHHEGQDAEGEEDVDHRGSSPAARRSRSVSEERDAEGEDDE; encoded by the exons ATGTCATCTTCGGCTTCCCGCCCCGGTGAGCGCATGGTTCACCAGGACTTCATCGCTCGAATCCGATACTCCAATGCGCTCCCTCCACCACCGCACCCCCCCAAGCTGCTCGATATCCCTAATACTGGTCTTGCGAGTGGACAGTACACGACGCCAGGCTTCGCCTCGCGTCTTGCGAGGGAACAACCGCTGAACATCGAGGCTGACGCCGAGTTGGGAATGCCCCTTGACTTGGTGGGAATGCCCGGCGTTTTCGATGGTGATGAACGAT CCATTCAAGCTCCTGCTCATCCTCCcgctcttcatcctcatgaTCGACCGCTCCTAAGACCCATCGCTGCTCTTGGAAAGATGAAGGCTGCCGAGGCCaatgtttcttttcttcgcCGAACAGAATACATCTCTTCAGGCAGCTCGAAGCGCAAGGATGGAGCTATACCTAGTGCCATGCTCAAGAAAGCCAATAGGAACAAACGTGTTCCGGAACCTGCTGCCGATTCTCCTCATGCCATCAAGCGCAAGATCGACAAGGGCTTCGAGATCGCAGAGCAAGAATTTAACGACCCCAAACGCGCCAAACATCCCAGCAAGAAAAACCTCAGGGTGGTCGACGTGTCGCCTCTTATCCCCGATCTCGATGCTTTCCCGGACACTGGCGCATACGTCACGATCAAATTCCACCAGGCCCCTGTAGTCAGCGCAAAACAGTACGACAGACGTCTTCTGAGCGGTTTGTTCAAGCCTATCGATCGAACAccggaagaagaagaggcgtACGAAGCAGCTGTGGCAGCCCACGAGCAAGATCCCGACAACATTCCCAAGCCTCAGAATACAATGAACTACGAATACTACCTGGCAGCTTCGGCTACTGCTGGGGAGCGCTTCCGTCGCAAATTCGATGTCGAGGACGCTGACCACAACGATGACGAACTCTATACTCACCAATCAGATGCCGGTGGCTGCTTTCAGTTTAGGCGACTCCGAGGCTATGAGACGGCTCAAGAGGTCGAGTTTGAAGCCGCGACCAAGTATGACGAAGAAATCATCTTATCGTACAATGAAGACACATTCTATCCTAACCAGAAGGCTGTGTACTATTATCCTGTCCAGCAGAAATCTACTGTCCGACCTCAACGAACAAAGAATATTGCACGAAATATCGGTATCGCTCAGGAGGAGCAAGTTATCGACCAGCTCGACATCACCGTCGAGGATCCCACTGAGGAGGTTCGTGAGATGATAAAGGCGCATCATGATCATCCTCTTGGTGGGGGACCTgtcgaggaagaggaggagcacCACGAGGGCCAGGATGCTGAAGGCGAAGAGGATGTTGACCACCGGGGCAGCAGCCCAGCTGCTCGTCGCTCAAGGTCAGTTTCTGAGGAACGCGATGCAGAGGGTGAGGATGATGAATAG
- a CDS encoding hypothetical protein (BUSCO:10290at5125) → MGNAQQELEQIKARQSKTLDEAVKEYRRRYGMPPPPHFDKWFQFAKDNNVKLIDEFDTIYDLITPFWGLKPKTIRSRAREALGFDNGLIGVSIRDHRITYIQNGVEWQQNATKGMMSKFLKYLPDMDLAFNFHDESRVILSHEDLTRLVKTAKEKTMPAAFSKSQLANDFTQTNEQLHDGKSFEETTLTRFNSFAHQSTWAHSRLSCPPDTPARCLEEDDTVDHRSRYGMSDLGFVYNTTAMSDICLSPSLKSNFGFFGGPNTYRIVQDLFPIFSQSKISSYSDLVYPSPWDWAVMVEHDEEMDMEWVKKESKLYWRGSTTGGYSRNGRWRRQHRQRLVQKLNARDQAQILTRQQGKPSWGASEVPRGDYSDMVDVHFSHVGQCDPGDCEAQRAFFNVTEAVDQQDAWSYKYLLDMDGNAFSGRFTAFLRSRSLTFKLAVFREWHAEWLKPWAHYVPLSIQGDDWLETVRFFENEETGRREGERIAAASREWANQAVRQVDMEAWFFRLMLEYARVIDDKREIIGYDRSSANNKLPKNSLVE, encoded by the exons ATGGGTAATGCTCAACAAGAGCTGGAACAAATCAAGGCTCGACAGTCCAAGACGCTTGATGAAGCGGTCAAGGAGTATCGACGACGATATGGAATGCCACCACCGCCTCATTTCGACAAGTGGTTTCAGTTTGCAAAGGACAATAACGTCAAATTGATTGATGAGTTCGACACGATATATGACCTGATCACACCTTTCTGGGGATTAAAGCCCAAAACCATCCGGTCTCGAGCCAGGGAGGCATTGGGGTTTGACAACGGGTTGATCGGAGTATCTATTCGAGACCACAGAATCACCTATATCCAGAACGGTGTCGAGTGGCAGCAAAACGCTACAAAAGGAATGATGAGCAAATTTCTCAAGTATCTCCCGGATATGGATCTTGCATTTAACTTTCATGATGAGTCCCGTGTTATTCTGTCCCACGAGGACTTGACAAGATTGGTAAAGACAGCCAAGGAGAAGACCATGCCTGCAGCGTTTTCGAAATCACAACTTGCCAATGATTTTACTCAAACAAATGAGCAGCTGCATGATGGGAAGTCGTTTGAAGAAACGACTCTGACACGATTCAATTCTTTTGCCCACCAATCAACCTGGGCCCATTCGCGCTTGTCTTGTCCACCGGATACACCAGCTCGATGTCTCGAAGAAGACGATACTGTCGATCATCGAAGCAGGTACGGCATGAGTGATCTTGGGTTCGTCTACAACACAACCGCCATGTCCGATATCTGTCTATCACCCAGCCTCAAGTCCAACTTTGGTTTCTTCGGTGGCCCAAACACATACCGGATTGTACAAGATCTCTTTCCCATCTTCTCACAATCCAAGATCTCGTCCTATAGCGATCTCGTATACCCTTCACCCTGGGACTGGGCTGTAATGGTGGAACACGATGAGGAAATGGATATGGAGTGGGTTAAGAAGGAGAGCAAGCTGTACTGGCGGGGTTCAACGACAGGGGGATATAGCCGCAATGGTCGCTGGCGACGTCAACACCGCCAGCGTCTTGTCCAAAAGCTTAATGCACGGGACCAAGCCCAGATTCTCACGAGGCAGCAGGGTAAACCGTCTTGGGGAGCCAGCGAGGTTCCTCGGGGTGACTACAGTGACATGGTCGACGTCCACTTCTCTCACGTCGGCCAATGTGACCCAGGCGACTGTGAAGCGCAACGAGCATTTTTTAACGTCACCGAGGCTGTCGACCAGCAAGATGCGTGGTCCTACAAATACCTCCTCGACATGGATGGCAATGCATTCTCAGGTCGTTTCACTGCCTTTCTGCGCAGTCGCAGTCTGACGTTCAAGCTCGCCGTGTTTCGCGAGTGGCACGCTGAATGGCTCAAGCCATGGGCTCATTACGTGCCACTGAGTATTCAAGGAGACGACTGGCTCGAGACAGTTCGCTTCTTCGAGAACGAGGAGACTGGTCGTCGAGAGGGCGAACGCATTGCTGCTGCTAGCCGCGAGTGGGCAAATCAGGCTGTTCGCCAGGTCGACATGGAGGCATGGTTTTTCCGCTTAATGCTAGA ATATGCTCGAGTGATAGACGACAAGAGAGAAATTATTGGCTACGATCGTAGCAGCGCAAACAACAAGCTGCCTAAAAATAGTCTCGTGGAATGA
- the CRP27_2 gene encoding 40S ribosomal protein S22 (BUSCO:54782at5125) yields the protein MVRTSVLHDALNAMNNAEKAGKRQVLIRPSSKVIIKFLTFEEIDDHRSGKIVVQLNGRLNKVGVISPRYNVRLSELEKWVVKLLPARQFGYVILTTSAGIMDHEEARRKHVSGKIIGFFY from the exons ATGGTCCGCACTTCCGTCCTCCACGATGCTCTCAACGCCATGAACAACGCCgagaaggctggcaagcgCCAGGTCCTGATCCGACCTTCTTCCAAGGTCATCATCAAGTTCCTCACT TTTGAAGAGATAGACGATCATCGATCCGGCAAGATCGTTGTCCAGCTCAACGGCCGTCTCAACAAGGTCGGAGTCATCTCGCCCCGCTACAACGTCCGCCTTTCCGAGCTCGAGAAGTGGGTTGTCAAGCTGCTCCCTGCCCGTCAGTTCGGCTACGTCATCCTCACCACCTCTGCCGGTATCATGGACCACGAGGAGGCCCGCCGCAAGCACGTCTCTGGCAAGatcattggcttcttctACTAG
- the RPS12 gene encoding 40S ribosomal protein S12 (BUSCO:54650at5125), whose product MSDVEDNTPEVADVVEVSGDAPKGQMSILDALKGVLKLSLMHDGLARGLREASKALDRRQAHMCVLNENCEEEAYKKLVVALCNEHNIPLIQIPDGKQLGEWAGLCVLDREGNARKVVNCSCVVVKDWGEESQERSILLNYFQTEQ is encoded by the exons ATG TCGGACGTAGAAGACAACACCCCCGAGGTCGCCGATGTTGTTGAGGTTTCCGGCGATGCCCCCAAGGGCCAGATGTCCATTCTCGATGCTCTCAAGGGTGTCCTGAAGCTCTCTCTCATGCACGATGGTCTTGCCCGTGGTCTCCGTGAGGCTTCCAAGGCTCTTGACCGTCGCCAGGCTCACATGTGTGTCCTGAACGAGAACTGCGAGGAGGAGGCCTACAAGAAGCTTGTTGTCGCTCTCTGCAACGAGCACAACATCCCTCTCATCCAGATCCCCGACGGCAAGCAGCTCGGCGAGTGGGCCGGTCTCT GCGTTCTCGACCGTGAGGGTAACGCTCGCAAGGTCGTCAACTGCTCTTGCGTCGTTGTTAAGGACTGGGGTGAGGAGTCTCAGGAGCGATCTATCCTCCTGAACTACTTCCAGACCGAGCAGTAA
- the PIN4 gene encoding Peptidyl-prolyl cis-trans isomerase pin4 (BUSCO:59388at5125) has translation MGKNDKKGADKGGKAKGGDKGKDAKDTKDSGSGGKAKGAQSINVRHILCEKHAKKEEALAKLNDGVKFDDVAREFSEDKARQGGSLGWKTKGSLDPKFEEVAFALEPSTTNSPKFVEVKTGFGYHIIMVEGRK, from the exons ATGGGCAAAAACGACAAAAAGGGCGCAGACAAGGGCGGAAAGGCCAAGGGAGGAGACAAGGGTAAAGATGccaaagacaccaaagactcCGGCTCTGGCGGCAAGGCAAAAGGTGCTCAGAGCATCAATGTCCGTCACATCTTG TGCGAGAAGCatgccaagaaggaggaggctCTGGCAAAGCTAAATGATGGTGTCAAGTTTGACGACGTTGCGCGAGAGTTTTCCGAGGACAAGGCGAGACAAGGCGGTTCCTTAGGTTGGAAGACCAAGGGTAGTCTGGATCCCAAGTTTGAAGAGGTGGCTTTCGCTCTTGAGCCAAGCACAACCAACAGCCCCAAATTCGTCGAAGTCAAGACCGGGTTTGGATATCACATCATCATG GTGGAAGGACGGAAGTAG
- a CDS encoding hypothetical protein (BUSCO:6669at5125) — translation MAEQNHHTARGTTSYTRSIGISQRVTPLAISWTGEMRTRFSDFQVNEINEDGSVLHLQQVGLAGEEVPATEVKRETNGESEVKEAKPEEPTQNVENQPSNQTANEAKPATQSEQVNEVSAEDAAILEGLTDQRFAQELIEVYKAGAGPDNDKRKTVTSEAMDDRAKRGQVHQEIRRIFKSRIDTNTADDGAIIATLIPPRKANSKKRGRGGGRGGGGRDEKPAGEYLHFTLFKENRDTMDAVNQISRFLKVKPQVIGYAGTKDRRASTVQRCSVRYMRPRNLAGINGRIWGVSTGDYEYKDKPIYLGQLLGNEFVIAIKNCQIVGDSSDESIAQQVEKLKKNVDSSLSHMNEHGWINYFGHQRFGTHEVGTHQVGQLILGDKYEEAVKSLLHYDDEIAQKAEAGEIPEEPSKRDEYLRNQACMLFLTNKDVRRAIDIMPRRFSAENCIFRHLNRQGAQSRRDFIGSLVHITRGLRSMYLHAYQSYVWNHVASHRWELHGESVIPGDLIIAPAETTPLVSGQDQDGDDIINPVEDDEDTPVRARPLTAEEAASGNYTIFDIVLPTPGYDVVYPENDIGEFYKEFMGRDENGNLDPYKMRRMRREFSLPGRYRKIMNHFLATPSAEVRAYSDDTEQMHPTDLDNIKASKAANRKRSREDAESNSTAKKTKVEDNTEVEMTDASSQVGEGEVVPSENTSEAIPVVQEPGKIAVVVKFQLGRSAYATVALRELMGDPPADSE, via the exons ATGGCGGAACAAAATCACCACACAGCGCGCGGTACAACATCCTACACCCGGTCCATCGGTATTAGCCAGCGCGTAACACCCTTGGCGATATCATGGACTGGCGAGATGCGCACCAG ATTCTCAGACTTTCAAGTCAACGAGATTAACGAAGATGGTTCGGTTCTGCACCTTCAACAAGTTGGCCTCGCAGGTGAAGAGGTACCA GCAACAGAGGTGAAAAGGGAGACAAATGGCGAGTCCGAAGTCAAGGAGGCCAAACCAGAAGAGCCTACGCAAAATGTGGAAAATCAACCTTCGAACCAGACTGCGAACGAGGCCAAGCCTGCTACTCAATCCGAGCAGGTCAACGAAGTTTCAGCTGAGGATGCAGCGATTCTTGAAGGCCTGACTGACCAGCGCTTTGCTCAAGAGCTGATCGAAGTATACAAGGCTGGCGCAGGTCCCGATAACGACAAGAGAAAGACGGTTACTTCGGAGGCCATGGACGACAGAGCAAAGAGAGGTCAGGTCCACCAGGAGATTCGACGTATCTTCAAGTCGCGCATAGACACCAACACCGCCGACGATGGCGCTATCATCGCGACTCTTATTCCTCCACGGAAAGCCAACAGCAAGAAACGCGGTCGTGGTGGTGGtcgaggtggtggtggccgCGATGAGAAACCCGCTGGTGAGTACCTGCATTTCACCTTGTTCAAGGAGAATCGGGACACTATGGATGCCGTCAACCAGATCTCCCGGTTTCTCAAGGTCAAGCCCCAAGTCATAGGATACGCGGGAACCAAGGACCGCAGAGCCTCGACAGTGCAGAGATGTTCAGTGCGATACATGCGACCTAGAAACCTTGCCGGTATCAACGGTAGAATCTGGGGAGTTTCGACTGGCGATTATGAGTACAAGGATAAGCCAATTTACCTTGGACAACTTCTCGGTAACGAATTCGTTATTGCGATTAAGAACTGCCAGATAGTTGGCGACTCTAGCGACGAGTCCATCGCCCAACAGGTCGAAAAGCTGAAGAAGAATGTTGATTCTTCCTTAAGCCACATGAATGAACACGGATGGATCAACTACTTTGGTCACCAGCGATTTGGAACCCACGAGGTTGGCACTCACCAAGTTGGTCAACTTATTCTGGGAGACAAGTACGAAGAGGCAGTCAAATCGCTGCTCCACTACGACGACGAGATTGCGCAAAAGGCCGAGGCGGGCGAGATCCCTGAAGAGCCTTCCAAGAGAGATGAATACCTACGAAACCAAGCTTGCATGCTCTTCCTTACAAACAAGGACGTTAGACGAGCCATTGACATTATGCCCCGAAGATTTTCTGCCGAGAACTGTATCTTCAGGCATTTGAACCGACAAGGAGCTCAGTCTCGACGTGATTTTATTGGATCCCTGGTTCATATTACCCGTGGACTTCGGTCAATGTATCTCCATGCCTACCAGTCTTACGTCTGGAACCACGTTGCCAGCCATCGATGGGAGCTTCACGGCGAGAGCGTCATTCCTGGCGATCTCATCATTGCGCCGGCGGAGACCACACCCCTCGTCAGCGGCCAGGACCAAGACGGTGATGATATCATTAACCCTgttgaagacgatgaggacACTCCTGTTCGCGCTCGCCCACTTACAGCCGAGGAAGCAGCCAGCGGTAACTACACCATTTTTGACATCGTACTGCCCACACCAGGTTACGATGTTGTCTACCCTGAGAACGACATCGGCGAATTCTACAAGGAGTTTATGGGGCGTGACGAGAATGGAAACCTCGATCCTTACAAGATGCGCCGTATGCGTCGCGAGTTCAGTCTGCCCGGCCGATACCGTAAGATTATGAACCACTTCCTCGCCACGCCCTCTGCTGAGGTCCGCGCATACTCCGATGACACGGAGCAGATGCACCCGACCGATCTAGATAACATCAAAGCCTCAAAGGCAGCCAATCGAAAGCGCTCTCGAGAGGATGCCGAGTCCAACTCGACAGCTAAGAAGACCAAGGTTGAGGATAACACCGAAGTCGAGATGACAGATGCCAGTAGTCAAGTCGGTGAAGGGGAGGTAGTTCCTTCGGAGAACACTTCCGAGGCTATTCCTGTTGTTCAGGAGCCTGGCAAGATCGCAGTAGTTGTCAAATTCCAGCTTGGACGCAGTGCATATGCAACTGTCGCCCTGCGTGAGCTCATGGGAGACCCACCTGCGGATTCCGAGTAA
- a CDS encoding hypothetical protein (BUSCO:22834at5125) translates to MADQQSQGTDPTPQPQQPAAPTPISLPTHNSGPSPVPLLRPAIPGARSGGARTPRLGLAIPPSPNAKPVGNQGAPAAAPSRPPLPTLHLATPMGSQVAPQEQLPRSQCATQPSAGGGSESSAAHSRSGSFGPLDGRASNPTSAGSQYSALSFASQYGIGVSRPQGTPDPVSAVGSMYSERSEGGVSMERDGSLQGLEAFDKLTIEKARTLDVDDLDEEGWRIASLEKRIVEIGNLGEGAGGAVTRCKLKGGNTVFALKVITTNPDPDVKKQILRELGFNKECASDHICKYYGAFVDPSTATISIAMEFCEGGSLDSIYKEVKRLGGRTGEKVLGKIAEGVLGGLTYLHTRRIIHRDIKPSNILLCRDGAVKLCDFGVSGDFGTKGEANTFIGTSYYMAPERITGQSYTITSDVWSTGVTLLEVAQHRFPFPADGTEMQPRANLIDLLTYIVRQDVPKLKDEPDMDVYWSNNFKYFIECCLEKQPNRRASPWKMMEHPWMVEMRSKRVNMVKYLSYVWGWGDQPKDS, encoded by the exons ATGGCCGACCAACAGTCTCAGGGCACCGACCCAACTCCCCAACCT CAACAACCTGCCGCTCCTACTCCGATCTCTCTCCCAACACACAACTCTGGCCCCTCACCTGTCCCTCTTCTCCGACCTGCCATTCCCGGCGCAAGAAGTGGTGGAGCTCGCACACCGAGACTTGGCCTTGCTATTCCTCCATCACCCAATGCCAAACCAGTAGGCAACCAAGGAGCACCAGCAGCTGCTCCTTCAAGACCGCCTCTGCCAACTCTACACCTTGCAACTCCCATGGGTAGCCAAGTAGCCCCCCAAGAACAACTCCCTCGATCTCAATGCGCCACTCAGCCATCAGCAGGCGGCGGTAGCGAGAGCAGCGCTGCTCACTCAAGGTCCGGCAGCTTTGGTCCCCTAGATGGCCGGGCAAGCAACCCCACTTCTGCAGGATCTCAATACTCAGCTCTATCCTTTGCCTCTCAATATGGCATTGGTGTATCAAGGCCCCAAGGAACCCCGGACCCTGTGTCTGCTGTAGGATCTATGTATTCGGAGAGAAGCGAAGGTGGCGTTTCCATGGAGCGTGATGGAAGCTTGCAGGGACTGGAAGCTTTCGACAAGCTGACTATCGAGAAAGCCAGAACTCTTGATGTCGATGACCTCGATGAAGAGGGTTGGAGGATCGCCagtcttgaaaagagaattgTCGAAATCGGAAACCTTGGTGAGGGTGCTGGTGGCGCCGTCACAAGGTGTAAGCTCAAGGGTGGCAACACTGTGTTTGCTTTGAAG GTCATCACTACGAATCCGGATCCCGACGTGAAAAAGCAGATCCTCCGAGAGCTAGGGTTTAACAAGGAGTGCGCTTCAGACCATATTTGCAAGTATTATGGTGCATTTGTGGACCCATCCACTGCCACTATCTCCATCGCAATGGAGTTCTGTGAGGGTGGCTCACTCGACAGTATTTACAAGGAAGTAAAACGCCTAGGAGGCAGAACGGGAGAGAAAGTGCTGGGTAAAATTGCCGAGGGTGTTCTCGGCGGTCTTACATACCTGCATACCCGACGAATCATTCATCGAGACATCAAGCCCTCCAATATCCTGCTGTGTCGAGACGGCGCCGTCAAGCTTTGCGATTTCGGTGTCTCGGGCGACTTTGGTACCAAGGGCGAGGCCAATACTTTTATCGGCACCAGTTACTACATGGCCCCTGAACGCATCACGGGCCAGTCGTATACTATTACCTCGGATGTCTGGTCAACAGGAGTTACTCTTCTTGAGGTCGCCCAACATCGATTCCCGTTTCCAGCAGATGGCACCGAGATGCAACCGCGTGCCAATCTCATCGATCTCCTTACCTACATTGTGAGGCAGGATGTGCCAAAACTGAAGGACGAGCCTGATATGGACGTATACTGGAGTAATAACTTCAAATACTTCATTGAGTGCTG CTTGGAAAAGCAACCCAACCGCCGAGCCAGTCCCTGGAAGATGATGGAGCATCCGTGGATGGTTGAGATGCGCAGCAAGCGCGTCAACATGGTGAAGTATCTTTCTTACGTCTGGGGCTGGGGAGATCAGCCCAAGGACTCTTAG
- the DBP8 gene encoding putative RNA helicase (BUSCO:21942at5125) codes for MAPSVESDHATSVSDEEILSGAALSSDESDYLDSGASRKRRRTAEISQDENENVEPEDDDDEELNRVLSTIAAPSRIKRNVQADKKEIQAKPVIAPKNSIQAPTDPNTTFSALNVRPWLVQSLGNMAIKRPTGIQKGCIPEILNGRDCIGGSRTGSGKTVAFAVPILQKWSEDPTAIFAVVLTPTRELALQIFEQFKAISSPQSLKAILVTGGSDMRTQAIEIGKRPHVIIATPGRLADHIRTSGEDTICGLRRVRYVVLDEADRLLNATGPGSMLPDVEECLSVLPPATERQTLLFTATITPEVRALKDMPIKPGKQPVFVCEVDTQTLAIPATLKQMYIKVPVTHKEHYLHTFLLTEVNVDKTVILFCNRTSTADYLHHLLRMLEHRVTSLHSKLPQRQRIDNLARFRASAARILVATDVAARGLDIPEVSLVINYDLPRDPDDYIHRVGRTARAGRKGEAVSFVGQRDVELALTIEKRVGRDMEAWEEEGVNLETRVVRDALKLVSEKKREALLEVEEGREVGGKRKRTKQKLRVE; via the coding sequence ATGGCGCCTTCCGTTGAATCAGATCATGCGACTTCTGTATCAGATGAAGAAATTCTATCTGGTGCCGCCTTATCTTCCGACGAGTCCGATTACCTCGACAGTGGCGCATCTCGAAAGCGTCGCAGGACTGCAGAAATATCGCAGGATGAGAATGAAAACGTTGAGCcggaggatgacgatgatgaagagttgAATAGAGTGCTGTCTACTATCGCGGCGCCTTCTCGAATTAAGCGAAATGTTCAAGCAGACAAAAAGGAAATTCAAGCAAAGCCTGTAATCGCACCCAAAAACTCAATTCAAGCTCCTACCGACCCAAACACCACTTTCTCCGCACTCAATGTACGACCATGGCTAGTTCAATCGCTAGGAAATATGGCTATCAAGCGACCCACGGGTATTCAGAAGGGCTGTATTCCTGAGATCTTGAATGGAAGGGATTGCATTGGTGGCAGTAGAACAGGTTCAGGTAAAACAGTTGCTTTCGCGGTGCCTATTCTGCAGAAGTGGTCTGAAGATCCTACTGCCATATTTGCTGTTGTCTTGACGCCAACCCGAGAACTGGCACTTCAGATCTTCGAGCAGTTCAAGGCTATCTCTTCTCCTCAAAGTCTCAAGGCTATCTTGGTGACCGGCGGCTCAGACATGCGAACACAGGCAATTGAGATTGGAAAGCGACCACACGTTATAATCGCAACTCCAGGACGTTTGGCAGATCATATTCGTACTTCCGGGGAAGACACAATCTGTGGATTAAGGAGAGTTCGATATGTGGTTCTTGACGAGGCCGATCGACTTTTGAACGCCACCGGACCTGGCAGTATGCTTCCTGATGTGGAGGAATGTCTATCAGTCCTGCCACCAGCCACCGAAAGACAGACTCTTCTCTTCACTGCTACTATTACCCCAGAGGTCCGCGCCTTGAAGGACATGCCTATCAAGCCGGGCAAGCAGCCAGTATTTGTTTGCGAGGTTGACACACAGACACTGGCTATTCCTGCAACACTGAAGCAGATGTATATCAAGGTTCCTGTAACGCATAAAGAACACTACCTCCACACCTTCCTACTCACCGAGGTTAATGTCGACAAGACTGTTATCCTATTCTGCAACCGAACTTCGACTGCCGATTACCTTCACCATCTACTTCGCATGCTGGAACATCGAGTCACGTCTTTACACTCCAAGCTGCCCCAGAGGCAACGAATCGACAACCTGGCCCGCTTCCGTGCTTCAGCAGCTCGTATTCTCGTGGCGACCGACGTTGCTGCCAGAGGTCTGGATATCCCTGAAGTCAGCCTCGTTATCAACTACGATCTGCCTCGCGACCCCGACGACTACATTCACCGTGTAGGTCGTACAGCCCGTGCGGGTCGTAAGGGTGAGGCTGTCAGCTTTGTGGGACAACGTGATGTGGAGTTGGCCCTGACCATCGAGAAGCGAGTGGGCCGCGATATGGAGGCCTGGGAAGAAGAGGGAGTCAACCTGGAAACACGTGTTGTTCGGGATGCGCTCAAGCTCGTGTCGGAGAAGAAGCGCGAGGCTTTACTGGAGGTGGAGGAAGGAAGGGAAGTCGGAGGCAAGCGGAAGCGAACCAAGCAAAAGTTGCGAGTGGAGTAG